A segment of the Panicum hallii strain FIL2 chromosome 1, PHallii_v3.1, whole genome shotgun sequence genome:
ACCAAATTTGCCCTCACATCGCTCCGATCACGACACTGACGGGACAACGAACGCCAGGGTCTTGTTTAGATGGCTTTCAAATTCCAAATTTTTacgctctctctccatcacatcaattttgggatacatgcatggagcagtaaatgtatgtaaaaaaataactaattgcacagtttaattgtacatcacgagacgaatcttttaagcctagttagtccataattagataaaatttgtcaaatacaaacgaaagtgctACAGTATCAAAAAAATTCCAAAAGTTATAAAAACTTGCAATCTAAACGGGGCCAGATTCCCGTCCGGAGTAAACTTACAGGAGCTGCTCCTCCGATATCTGGTTGTGATGTGATGGGTCAGTTTCTTGCCAAGAGCTGCAAATGTCGTGCACCAGTCATTTTCATGGAAAATATACAGATTGTAGCAAATATCAAAGGATTACTTAACCATGACAATTCACCGAGCTGCAACCAGCATAAGCCATGAATCAAATAACTCAGCACAAACAACATGCTTTTTTGAATAAAAATAATATTTAGTCATGGTCTATTACATCAAACGAATAGGTCATGCATGTAAGTTGTATCgttatgaattttttttaaaaaagggttaaaaaaaattttaaattcgaaaaaagggtgccgatttggaaaatttctaaaaatgggtacttcccgcccatccaatgggcgggaggcgtggggccggaggttcccgcccatccaacgggcgggaggggcctgttcgcaaataagaaaaaaaatttattcgcgaagagggacctcccgcccaaccaacgggcgggaggtccctttttgcgaataagaaacttttcttattcgcgaacaggcccctcccgcggcggcaaaggcatcccgcccgcccaacgggcgggatgtgcccttttcttattttttattcgaatttatattttataaactatttaaaattcatattttttcaaatacaaaatTTTTATTCACCATACTctcgtgtaaatcaaagttgtGTAAATTATACGAAATTAGTCAtgtaaatcaaagttgatcgaaatgataattataaaggacttacagctcgaacatgcggcagtaccgctggacgctgcgtgcgatGCTGCAGAGGTCGATGGGCCAGCTGTGTATACGTGGGCGGACGcttgagatgaactggaggccccctCGTCATCTCTGCTGCAACACgccagtgcacgtaacgctcgcgtcaagttaccatgaatccgacgaaagctctctttgtactgtgcctccggtacacgtactccacggtcaaacaacgtgatctgagatgcagcttcgacctccgtgcagtggatcagatcgatctgcatgagtaatgagaagcagagtaatattgttattgatttttttaaaaaaatttatatgtatacaaaagagtatggcaaataattcttgtatttgaaaaaatatgaattttaaatagtttataaaatataaattcgaccaaaaataagaaaaagagcacatcccgcccgttgggcgggcgggatgcctttgccgccgcgggaggggcctgttcgcgaataagaaaagtttcttattcgcgaaaagggacctcccgcccgttggttgggcgggaggtccctcttcgcgaataaatttttttcttatttgcgaacaggcccctcccgcccgttggatgggcgggaacctccggccccacgcctcccgcccgttggatgggcgggaagtacccatttttagaaattttccaaatcggcacccctttttcgaatttaaatttttttttaacccttttttaaaaaaaattcgtaTCGTTATGTCCTATATTTCAAATTCAGTTGCTTTGAATATTCTAATATAATAAAAACAATTCTGAATATTCAGTCCTATAAGCTAGACATCTGAAGACTCCAAATGAGTCATTAGTACATCGCCACCATCAATTAAATTGCATACATGACAATAGCTGTAGTTTGTTTAGAAAATTCAGTTGATCTGACAGACTCAAACTTCGGTGTGTAAGCACTCCATGGAAAGATACAGAAATTATCTAAATCCATCTAGTACTCCTCTTGATAGGATTCAGTGTAAAAGACCCTCACGAACTACCGCAACGCCAGAGCCTTTCCGGCAAGATTAGCCCTAATTACCAAACCTAATCAAGTGGCTGCACGCAGGAGAAACAAAATTCAATCTAATTAGTACCTAATGGAGGGCACGATCCCATCCCTTGCAGCAATATAATTATTGGAATGCAGCCAATAAAATTTAATACCTGCTAGCTTCTTCCTGGACAGGTACCTGTTAGCCAATGATTAGTGCGGCTGCTGCGGCGGGGCTTCGGGGACGGCGGCgtgtagggcggcggccgcgcgcacCGCGCGTGGGGGATCCGCGGCCGGGCGTCGCACGCAGGCGCGGAGAAGcgggggctggaggaggcggAGGCAGCTGAGGTCTTGACCTACCTCACGGGGGAAGACTCAGGGTCAGGGGCGGGCGTCGTCGGGGCGAGGGGGCGGCGACGTACGAAGGGGGAGGTATGACGAAGGAAAAAAAAGTGATCTTTAGCCTTTTTATAGTATATATAATAAAATAATATAGTAGAGATAATATGTAAAAACAAGGATTTTCTTTAAAGTGTTCCTGCTTTCATGTGAGCGGTCAATCTTCGACAAAGACTGAAGCTAATTCTTCAAACAAGTGCCCTCCTTAAATGATGAATCCTTCGAGACAATGTACGCGACGATGACCGTTATGTCGTCCTCCTTCCCACCGTAATAATTCTCCCCGTACGCCTTCCGGTATCCGATACTGAACGGCGAGCACGCCCGCTCGGTTTTCGTTTTCGACATGTCGCAAGCAACTCCCGCGATGATGTCCGCCATGTTCTTGGGCGAGAAGCCCAGCTCGGTGCCCATCTGCACGGCGCGCGCGAGCTGGTCGTCGTGCACGTTGTCGAACAGCCCGTCCGTCCCGCCCACCACGACGTCGCCGTCCTTCACCGGCATGCCGCAAACCTCCGCCTTGGCGAGGCTGTCCCCGTCCCGTCGTCGTCGGAGTTCAGCTGGTACGGGCAATTGAAGCGGCGCTGCTGCTCCGCCGAGCGGTGCACGATCCTGCCGCCCCGGAGCACGGCGAAGGCGCTGTCGCCGATGTACGCCCACCTGAGAGTCGCGCGGTCGAGCGACAGAACAACGGCCGTGGACGCCCCCGGCGTGCCTTTGATGACCATCGACTCGTACGCCCTCTCCAGCACGTCCtccgggcggaggcggcggcggcgcctgctGGCCTTGGCCGCCAGCTCCACCTTCGCCAGAGCGCTCGCCATGAGCTCTCGTGCGAAGGCGCCGGCGTCCACGCCGTAGTCACGGTACCCGCCGACCCCGTCCGCGACACCGATGAGGCCGGCCTCGGCGTGCCCGAAGTGCGCGTCCTCGCCGTGCAGCGGCAGGACACATGCCGCTCAGTCCATGCGCAGAGCGCTAGGCCGCGCGTCAGGCCGCTCCGCCCGGCGTCCGTGGCCAGCATCACCTTCCTCCCGCGCCGGCGGCGCGTATTCGGTTCCCAGCGTAAGCAACACACGGGTGACGAACTTGAAAACGCTTATCTCCGGGGTTCTTTTGTTGATCTCGCTCAGCGTTTCCTGGATCGGCTCCAAGCTCTCCATTGCTCTCGCCATCTTGGTCGCCTTATGTTTTGAGATTTGCTTGAGATACACATACACCTGGCAATATATGCTGCCGGCGTGCATAAAACAATTTCCCCAGCAGGCGTTTGATTTCTAGTCAAATTCGGATTGGGCCTAGATATCTTCAAAAGTAAAACTGATTTCTACTCAGATTCGGATTGGACCAAAATACCTTAAAAATTAACTACATTAGCCTGCATTTCGAAAAAAAAGTGCACACAAAGCTCTTATATTTTTCGAATATAAACTACAACGATGATGAATCCTGGTCAGTCCGGTTCTGTTCTAGAAGCTTTCCATGAATGTAATTCGGCAAGTGCTAATTCGTGCTACGAAAAACTGGACAGCAGGAAGCAATGAAACCTAGTAAGTACACATCAGTTCGTCTACATCACAAATCACCGAATCAGATCGACGAGACAATGAACGCGACGACGACGGTGATGTCGTCAACTTTCCCGCCGTAGAATCGCTCCGCGCCTTTCTCGTCGTTCCTCCAGCTCTCGGTACTGGACGACGACGTGGACGGAGAGTGTGCCAGCCACCCGAAGGACATGTCGCATGCAGCGCCGGCGATGTTGTCCGCCATATTCTGCGACGACAGGCCCAGCTCCGTGCCCCTCCGCACGAGCTGCTCGAGCTCCACGTCGAACACGTTGTCGAACAGCCCGTCCGTCCCGATCACCACGACGTCGCCGTCCATCACCGGCATGCCGCCCACGTCCGCGTCGGCGACGCGGTCGCCGCCGTTGGCGCTGAGCTGGTAGGGGcagttgaagtggtgctgctgcggcttCGAGCGGCGCACGATCCTGCCGCCGCGGAGCACGGCAAAGGCGCTGTCGCCGACGCACGCCCATTTCAGAGTTGCCCCGTCGAGGGACACGATGACGGCCGTGGACGCCCCGGGCGCGAGcgagcgcgccgccgcctcgtacGCGCCCCGCAGCAGAGTGTAGGGGCAGACGGACGTGCCGCCCTCGGCGAATGCCCGCCCCGCCTCCGCGAACGCGTTCGCGATCAGCGTGCGCGCGAACGCGCCGGCGTCCAAGCCTTTCCTGCGGTACGAGCCGACGCCGTCCGCCACGCCGGCGGCCCCTGCCCCGGGGTGGCAGAAGGAGGCGTCCTCGTCGTGGTCAGGGATGTAGCAGGACGCCATGTCCATCCACAGCGCTCGCGCCCGCGGGACCGCGACGTCGAGCTCCCGGGGGCGGTCACCACCGCCCTCCAGCGAGGGCGCCGGCGCGCCGTCGAGTTCTTCCGTGGAGCTGCGACCGCCTCCCTCCGGCTCGGCACGGACGCTACCGCTGGCCTCGGTCTCCGTACGCTGCGACGCGGAGGCGGGGACGCTTACCTTGCCGTCGTCTCGGCGACACGGGAGGGGCTCGAGGCGGGAGGGCGCTGCGGACTCGTTCGTCAACCTTGCCCAGTGTGCGCCGGACCCGCTGCAGCAGCTTGACGACCGGCTTCTCCGCCTTCTTGGAGTCTCGTCCGTCG
Coding sequences within it:
- the LOC112898183 gene encoding putative protein phosphatase 2C 24 translates to MEKLERRMRQVLFKVDERVARISKMPVVKSKKMLRKLIEVDGRDSKKAEKPVVKLLQRVRRTLGKRTETEASGSVRAEPEGGGRSSTEELDGAPAPSLEGGGDRPRELDVAVPRARALWMDMASCYIPDHDEDASFCHPGAGAAGVADGVGSYRRKGLDAGAFARTLIANAFAEAGRAFAEGGTSVCPYTLLRGAYEAAARSLAPGASTAVIVSLDGATLKWACVGDSAFAVLRGGRIVRRSKPQQHHFNCPYQLSANGGDRVADADVGGMPVMDGDVVVIGTDGLFDNVFDVELEQLVRRGTELGLSSQNMADNIAGAACDMSFGWLAHSPSTSSSSTESWRNDEKGAERFYGGKVDDITVVVAFIVSSI